The following coding sequences are from one Epinephelus fuscoguttatus linkage group LG7, E.fuscoguttatus.final_Chr_v1 window:
- the cfap126 gene encoding protein Flattop isoform X2 — protein sequence MCSYSANQYDSAFKPRRLQNWCKTKNFKERPTAHEGHTTFIADDRGHLLPGVVKRGSAWPDFKGTWDLPARIPAHRINPTSRSVEGLNRLRSWGFDPQHTGKSQPHSGSTDTDRPEDVGEQDGAALSVEVASQEAPSSSKQRDKEEWQDQ from the exons ATGTGCAGTTACTCAGCAAATCAG TATGACAGTGCCTTCAAACCGCGCAGGCTGCAGAACTGGTGCAAGACAAAGAACTTCAAAGAG aGACCCACTGCACATGAGGGTCACACCACCTTCATTGCTGACGATAGAGGACATCTGCTCCCAGGAGTGGTAAAA AGGGGCAGTGCATGGCCAGACTTTAAGGGGACCTGGGATCTGCCTGCTCGTATCCCAGCCCACCGCATCAACCCTACAAGCCGTTCTGTGGAGGGTCTCAACAGGCTGAGGTCCTGGGGCTTTGACCCACAGCATACTGGCAAATCTCAGCCACACAGCGgcagcacagacacagatagGCCGGAGGATGTTGGTGAGCAG GATGGTGCTGCCCTGTCAGTGGAAGTAGCCAGCCAAGAAGCACCATCATCATCCaagcagagagacaaagaggagtGGCAAGACCAGTGA
- the cfap126 gene encoding protein Flattop isoform X1, producing MCSYSANQYDSAFKPRRLQNWCKTKNFKERPTAHEGHTTFIADDRGHLLPGVVKRGSAWPDFKGTWDLPARIPAHRINPTSRSVEGLNRLRSWGFDPQHTGKSQPHSGSTDTDRPEDVGEQQDGAALSVEVASQEAPSSSKQRDKEEWQDQ from the exons ATGTGCAGTTACTCAGCAAATCAG TATGACAGTGCCTTCAAACCGCGCAGGCTGCAGAACTGGTGCAAGACAAAGAACTTCAAAGAG aGACCCACTGCACATGAGGGTCACACCACCTTCATTGCTGACGATAGAGGACATCTGCTCCCAGGAGTGGTAAAA AGGGGCAGTGCATGGCCAGACTTTAAGGGGACCTGGGATCTGCCTGCTCGTATCCCAGCCCACCGCATCAACCCTACAAGCCGTTCTGTGGAGGGTCTCAACAGGCTGAGGTCCTGGGGCTTTGACCCACAGCATACTGGCAAATCTCAGCCACACAGCGgcagcacagacacagatagGCCGGAGGATGTTGGTGAGCAG CAGGATGGTGCTGCCCTGTCAGTGGAAGTAGCCAGCCAAGAAGCACCATCATCATCCaagcagagagacaaagaggagtGGCAAGACCAGTGA
- the cfap126 gene encoding protein Flattop isoform X3, with protein MCSYSANQYDSAFKPRRLQNWCKTKNFKERPTAHEGHTTFIADDRGHLLPGVRGSAWPDFKGTWDLPARIPAHRINPTSRSVEGLNRLRSWGFDPQHTGKSQPHSGSTDTDRPEDVGEQQDGAALSVEVASQEAPSSSKQRDKEEWQDQ; from the exons ATGTGCAGTTACTCAGCAAATCAG TATGACAGTGCCTTCAAACCGCGCAGGCTGCAGAACTGGTGCAAGACAAAGAACTTCAAAGAG aGACCCACTGCACATGAGGGTCACACCACCTTCATTGCTGACGATAGAGGACATCTGCTCCCAGGAGTG AGGGGCAGTGCATGGCCAGACTTTAAGGGGACCTGGGATCTGCCTGCTCGTATCCCAGCCCACCGCATCAACCCTACAAGCCGTTCTGTGGAGGGTCTCAACAGGCTGAGGTCCTGGGGCTTTGACCCACAGCATACTGGCAAATCTCAGCCACACAGCGgcagcacagacacagatagGCCGGAGGATGTTGGTGAGCAG CAGGATGGTGCTGCCCTGTCAGTGGAAGTAGCCAGCCAAGAAGCACCATCATCATCCaagcagagagacaaagaggagtGGCAAGACCAGTGA
- the LOC125892001 gene encoding alpha-1,3-mannosyl-glycoprotein 4-beta-N-acetylglucosaminyltransferase C-like isoform X1 — MRRHSKKKNVVLAVLLFVGGLYFIIHSDPLIAETKYTANSNKHERGFYQKASLPFFSFKYNTSKSLTKAQEEIPNELSWQAERPIKKDSWVDQGDYLPLNVSYQLLAGTPPAHQRYLSVGLSSVKRKKGSYLIPTLQSLFSQSSPEERSSMVVVVLLADFDVSWRVSTVKEIKTAFPSELEQGQLLVLHVPQDVYPSVTGLKRNYNDAPDRVSFRSKQNLDYSFLVHYSAGLGRYYLQLEDDVFCAKNFLSTIKRHVKEQEAKKTTWTMLEFSALGYIGKLYKSENLPLLARFLFLFYQEMPCDWLMSHFRVLLTQKQPIIFKPSLFQHMGTFSSFKGTYNKLKDKDFEEDFYSNPSAVVYSNMSTYKEHVPKLAWDAGEGYFWGRSPESGNHLTVVFRDPTVVTGILVETGSGGKDLLESAQVEIGHDVITTEKQELCCKEFQSVGTLENGRFEMQEVDKRYSSASSCLRIKITAGQKDWVIIKTIRITTKPSTPPHPA, encoded by the exons ATGCGACGCcattcaaagaagaagaatgttgttttggcagtgctGCTTTTCGTTGGGGGACTGTACTTCATCATCCATTCGGACCCCCTTATTGCT GAAACAAAGTATACAGCCAattcaaacaaacatgaaagaggATTTTACCAGAAAGCTTCACTGCCCTTCTTTAGCTTTAAGTACAACACATCAAAG AGCCTGACAAAAGCACAAGAAGAGATACCAAATGAGTTAAGTTGGCAAGCAGAGAGGCCAATTAAGAAGGATTCCTGGGTCGATCAGGGAGATTACCTGCCTCTCAATGTGTCCTATCAGCTGCTTGCTGGAACACCACCTGCACACCAGA GGTATTTATCTGTTGGATTATCATCGGTGAAGAGGAAGAAGGGCAGCTATCTAATCCCCACCTTGCAGTCCCTCTTCTCCCAGTCATCTCCTGAAGAGCGCTCCtccatggtggtggtggtgctgctggcCGACTTCGATGTCAGCTGGAGAGTCAGTACAGTGAAGGAGATCAAAACTGCATTTCCCTCTGAGCTGGAACAAGGCCAGCTACTGGTCCTCCATGTTCCTCAGGATGTGTACCCTTCTGTTACAG GCCTAAAGAGGAACTACAATGATGCTCCAGACAGGGTATCATTCCGCTCCAAGCAGAACCTGGATTACTCCTTCCTGGTTCACTACAGTGCCGGTCTTGGCCGATACTACCTCCAGCTGGAAGATGACGTCTTCTGCGCAAAAAATTTCCTGTCCACTATCAAAAGGCATGTTAAGGAGCAAGAGGCGAAGAAGACCACCTGGACAATGCTGGAGTTCTCAGCCCTTGGCTACATTGGGAAACTCTACAAATCAGAAAATCTTCCTCTTCTGGCTcgctttctcttcctcttctacCAGGAAATGCCCTGCGACTGGTTGATGTCTCACTTCAGAGTGTTGCTTACTCAGAAACAGCCAATCATCTTCAAACCCTCGCTATTCCAACACATGGGGACTTTCTCCTCGTTCAAAGGGACATACAACAAGCTAAAGGACAAGGATTTTGAGGAGGACTTCTATAGCAATCCCTCAGCTGTGGTTTATTCTAATATGTCCACTTACAAGGAACATGTCCCCAAACTGGCGTGGGATGCTGGAGAGGGATATTTCTGGGGACGCTCCCCGGAAAGTGGAAATCACCTGACTGTGGTATTCAGAGACCCTACAGTAGTGACAGGGATACTTGTAGAAACGGGGTCAGGTGGCAAAGACCTCCTAGAGTCAGCTCAGGTAGAGATAGGTCATGACGTGATTACCACGGAGAAACAGGAGTTGTGTTGTAAAGAGTTCCAGTCAGTGGGGACATTAGAGAATGGGAGGTTTGAGATGCAAGAGGTGGACAAAAGGTATAGCTCTGCCTCTTCCTGTCTGAGGATAAAAATCACAGCTGGACAGAAGGATTGGGTGATCATTAAAACAATCAGGATCACAACTAAGCCGAGTACACCTCCACACCCAGCTTAG
- the LOC125892001 gene encoding alpha-1,3-mannosyl-glycoprotein 4-beta-N-acetylglucosaminyltransferase C-like isoform X2 has product MRRHSKKKNVVLAVLLFVGGLYFIIHSDPLIASLTKAQEEIPNELSWQAERPIKKDSWVDQGDYLPLNVSYQLLAGTPPAHQRYLSVGLSSVKRKKGSYLIPTLQSLFSQSSPEERSSMVVVVLLADFDVSWRVSTVKEIKTAFPSELEQGQLLVLHVPQDVYPSVTGLKRNYNDAPDRVSFRSKQNLDYSFLVHYSAGLGRYYLQLEDDVFCAKNFLSTIKRHVKEQEAKKTTWTMLEFSALGYIGKLYKSENLPLLARFLFLFYQEMPCDWLMSHFRVLLTQKQPIIFKPSLFQHMGTFSSFKGTYNKLKDKDFEEDFYSNPSAVVYSNMSTYKEHVPKLAWDAGEGYFWGRSPESGNHLTVVFRDPTVVTGILVETGSGGKDLLESAQVEIGHDVITTEKQELCCKEFQSVGTLENGRFEMQEVDKRYSSASSCLRIKITAGQKDWVIIKTIRITTKPSTPPHPA; this is encoded by the exons ATGCGACGCcattcaaagaagaagaatgttgttttggcagtgctGCTTTTCGTTGGGGGACTGTACTTCATCATCCATTCGGACCCCCTTATTGCT AGCCTGACAAAAGCACAAGAAGAGATACCAAATGAGTTAAGTTGGCAAGCAGAGAGGCCAATTAAGAAGGATTCCTGGGTCGATCAGGGAGATTACCTGCCTCTCAATGTGTCCTATCAGCTGCTTGCTGGAACACCACCTGCACACCAGA GGTATTTATCTGTTGGATTATCATCGGTGAAGAGGAAGAAGGGCAGCTATCTAATCCCCACCTTGCAGTCCCTCTTCTCCCAGTCATCTCCTGAAGAGCGCTCCtccatggtggtggtggtgctgctggcCGACTTCGATGTCAGCTGGAGAGTCAGTACAGTGAAGGAGATCAAAACTGCATTTCCCTCTGAGCTGGAACAAGGCCAGCTACTGGTCCTCCATGTTCCTCAGGATGTGTACCCTTCTGTTACAG GCCTAAAGAGGAACTACAATGATGCTCCAGACAGGGTATCATTCCGCTCCAAGCAGAACCTGGATTACTCCTTCCTGGTTCACTACAGTGCCGGTCTTGGCCGATACTACCTCCAGCTGGAAGATGACGTCTTCTGCGCAAAAAATTTCCTGTCCACTATCAAAAGGCATGTTAAGGAGCAAGAGGCGAAGAAGACCACCTGGACAATGCTGGAGTTCTCAGCCCTTGGCTACATTGGGAAACTCTACAAATCAGAAAATCTTCCTCTTCTGGCTcgctttctcttcctcttctacCAGGAAATGCCCTGCGACTGGTTGATGTCTCACTTCAGAGTGTTGCTTACTCAGAAACAGCCAATCATCTTCAAACCCTCGCTATTCCAACACATGGGGACTTTCTCCTCGTTCAAAGGGACATACAACAAGCTAAAGGACAAGGATTTTGAGGAGGACTTCTATAGCAATCCCTCAGCTGTGGTTTATTCTAATATGTCCACTTACAAGGAACATGTCCCCAAACTGGCGTGGGATGCTGGAGAGGGATATTTCTGGGGACGCTCCCCGGAAAGTGGAAATCACCTGACTGTGGTATTCAGAGACCCTACAGTAGTGACAGGGATACTTGTAGAAACGGGGTCAGGTGGCAAAGACCTCCTAGAGTCAGCTCAGGTAGAGATAGGTCATGACGTGATTACCACGGAGAAACAGGAGTTGTGTTGTAAAGAGTTCCAGTCAGTGGGGACATTAGAGAATGGGAGGTTTGAGATGCAAGAGGTGGACAAAAGGTATAGCTCTGCCTCTTCCTGTCTGAGGATAAAAATCACAGCTGGACAGAAGGATTGGGTGATCATTAAAACAATCAGGATCACAACTAAGCCGAGTACACCTCCACACCCAGCTTAG